A single genomic interval of Lacrimispora sphenoides JCM 1415 harbors:
- a CDS encoding ATP-binding protein — MVRRIIQIDKEKCNGCGLCAAACHEGAIGMVNGKAVLMRDDYCDGLGDCLPTCPTGAITFVEREAAAYDEEAVELNKKKAEAKGHASFSGCPGSRAMQIERTVETKKTAEAPIQSQLRQWPVQIKLVSVKAPYFDQADLLIAADCSAYAYGDFHQKFLKGKVVLVGCPKLDQVDYSEKLTEIIKNNAIQSITIVRMEVPCCGGLEHAALRALEDSGKEIPCDAVTISIDGNIL, encoded by the coding sequence ATGGTTCGTAGAATTATTCAGATTGATAAAGAAAAATGCAATGGCTGTGGTCTTTGCGCAGCAGCATGCCATGAGGGAGCCATTGGAATGGTAAATGGAAAAGCAGTGCTTATGCGGGATGACTACTGCGATGGATTAGGGGACTGCCTTCCGACATGTCCTACCGGAGCGATTACATTCGTAGAGCGGGAAGCAGCCGCTTATGATGAAGAGGCAGTGGAATTAAATAAGAAAAAGGCTGAAGCAAAAGGACACGCTTCCTTTAGCGGCTGCCCTGGAAGCCGGGCTATGCAGATTGAACGCACGGTAGAAACAAAGAAAACGGCTGAGGCTCCTATCCAGTCCCAGTTAAGACAGTGGCCGGTTCAGATCAAGCTGGTTTCTGTGAAAGCGCCTTATTTTGATCAGGCGGATCTATTGATCGCTGCGGACTGCAGCGCCTATGCTTATGGAGATTTTCATCAGAAATTTTTAAAGGGAAAGGTCGTTCTTGTGGGATGTCCGAAGCTGGACCAGGTGGATTACAGTGAGAAGCTGACGGAGATTATAAAGAACAACGCCATTCAAAGCATTACGATCGTCCGAATGGAGGTACCATGCTGCGGCGGTCTGGAACATGCGGCCTTAAGAGCCCTTGAGGACAGCGGCAAAGAAATTCCATGTGACGCAGTTACCATCTCTATTGATGGAAATATTTTATAA
- a CDS encoding SPL family radical SAM protein, whose amino-acid sequence MFPDKIYYEPESLDYELGQRLKEKYSMIPWIPIKSHNKIDELRTRPNSDFPAMKHHLIIGVRKTHNFIPNHKVSDFLVPYTSSGCTAMCHYCYLVCNYNKCAYLRLFVNREQMLKKIMDHGARSEKNYTYEIGSNSDLVLENTITGNLAWTIENFSKSNYGFLTFPTKFNKVEPLLGISHGGRVIMRMSVNPQPIITRFEPGTSGLDARITALNSMCDAGYRVGLLIAPIIMTDDWKDLYSKLVDTLSDRLSKKVREQAPIEVIFMTYSYVQNAINTEAFPQAERLYNKELMTGRGKGKYCYRDDLRIDGEQFLRQQIEEKLKGMTILYVV is encoded by the coding sequence ATGTTCCCAGATAAGATATATTACGAACCAGAATCCCTAGACTATGAGCTGGGCCAGCGTCTAAAGGAAAAATACAGCATGATTCCATGGATTCCCATTAAAAGCCACAATAAAATAGACGAGCTGCGAACCCGCCCAAACAGTGATTTTCCGGCCATGAAGCACCATCTCATCATAGGGGTCCGCAAAACCCACAACTTCATTCCCAATCACAAGGTATCGGACTTTCTTGTTCCTTATACCTCTTCCGGCTGCACCGCCATGTGCCACTACTGCTATCTGGTATGCAACTACAACAAATGCGCCTATTTACGTTTGTTTGTAAACCGGGAGCAGATGCTGAAAAAAATTATGGACCACGGAGCCCGCTCTGAAAAAAATTATACCTATGAGATAGGAAGCAACAGTGATCTTGTTCTTGAAAATACCATAACCGGAAATCTGGCATGGACAATTGAAAATTTCAGTAAAAGCAACTATGGATTTCTCACCTTCCCAACGAAATTCAATAAGGTAGAACCCCTTCTCGGCATCAGCCACGGAGGCCGTGTCATCATGCGGATGAGTGTCAACCCCCAGCCTATCATCACCCGGTTTGAACCGGGCACCTCCGGCTTAGACGCCAGAATTACCGCCTTAAACAGCATGTGTGACGCCGGATACCGGGTGGGACTTTTGATTGCTCCCATTATTATGACCGATGACTGGAAAGACCTGTATTCTAAACTGGTTGATACACTCTCAGACCGGCTATCCAAAAAAGTAAGGGAACAGGCACCCATTGAAGTTATTTTCATGACCTACAGCTATGTTCAGAACGCAATCAACACAGAGGCATTTCCTCAGGCAGAACGTCTTTATAACAAGGAACTCATGACCGGGCGGGGAAAGGGAAAATACTGCTACCGTGATGATTTAAGAATCGACGGGGAACAGTTTTTAAGACAGCAAATAGAAGAAAAGCTAAAAGGAATGACAATCTTATATGTAGTTTAG